From Cloacibacillus sp., a single genomic window includes:
- a CDS encoding glycosyltransferase family 4 protein produces the protein MNIVEILPELDIGGVERHVIDLTAELARRGHKITVVSAGGKMQRQLSPEVAHRELPVHKKNPLTGYICARKISAWAKADGWQLIHAHSRVPAWIASWAAKMADLPYVVTAHVDFGNKSPWIYAPYRKAAKTICVSAAVREAMKTCFFDNTQVVLNGLDEPSEKWHYAQHRDAPVKFLFVGRLSPVKGLQDALRAMPLEYEWSLDVLGDGPMKEELEKLSAELGLSKRVTFHGYSEKADAYMASSSCLLFPSYTEGMPLTLARAVQIGIPVLAADIGPVSEMLHGHDGLLLPGDIPSWSAAITEFIKTSQPPCSFPKESVPTLSAMTDAVEDIYRQLVKEPFQ, from the coding sequence TAAAATAACGGTGGTCTCCGCTGGCGGCAAGATGCAGCGGCAGCTTTCGCCGGAGGTTGCGCACAGAGAGCTTCCCGTACACAAAAAAAATCCGCTGACAGGATATATATGCGCACGAAAAATCAGCGCGTGGGCAAAGGCCGACGGCTGGCAGCTTATACACGCGCATTCGCGAGTACCGGCATGGATAGCCTCATGGGCCGCAAAAATGGCGGATCTGCCTTATGTTGTGACGGCACATGTCGATTTCGGCAACAAGAGTCCGTGGATATATGCGCCTTACCGCAAGGCGGCAAAGACTATCTGCGTCAGCGCGGCTGTCAGGGAGGCCATGAAAACCTGCTTTTTCGATAACACACAGGTCGTCTTAAACGGCCTTGACGAGCCATCGGAGAAATGGCACTATGCGCAGCACAGAGACGCTCCAGTAAAATTTTTATTCGTGGGGCGCCTTTCCCCCGTCAAAGGGCTTCAGGACGCGCTCAGAGCGATGCCCTTGGAATACGAATGGTCGCTTGACGTGCTGGGCGACGGCCCAATGAAAGAAGAGCTGGAAAAATTATCCGCGGAACTTGGCCTCTCAAAGCGTGTCACTTTTCATGGGTACTCGGAAAAGGCGGACGCCTATATGGCCTCTTCGTCATGCCTGCTCTTTCCATCCTACACAGAGGGGATGCCTCTTACTCTAGCGCGCGCAGTCCAGATAGGCATACCGGTGCTCGCAGCAGACATAGGCCCCGTCTCCGAGATGCTGCACGGTCATGATGGGCTGCTTCTCCCCGGAGATATCCCCTCATGGAGCGCCGCTATCACAGAATTTATAAAGACTTCGCAGCCTCCTTGCAGCTTTCCAAAAGAATCCGTGCCTACGCTTTCAGCAATGACAGACGCTGTAGAAGATATATACAGGCAGCTGGTAAAAGAGCCGTTCCAATGA
- a CDS encoding glycosyltransferase — translation MKVLHYVNENNLTWARSWLDLLLELGGLGVENHVVCKPGATLGTMLDEAGLPHTEVEVRFAALPALAFSFAKTLDKIQPDIIHTRLSSAAAIGGWHGKKRGIPVISTLDKFAKLKYYTNADLLVACSAAVQNDIIEKGLPAEKTTVVHNAVNCGFYEPNASVRAAKRAELGIDSKTLVFIAAGRFDDGKGFPLLVEAHKKIMEKCGAKTRLILAGDGPMKAALMQRIQELGIEDSVTLPGFVPDIRPWLWASDIFVFPSDKPDAFGLSLLEAMAAGLAPIASDCGGPREIIENGKSGVLIPCGDRNAACEAVSDFLLHTEKIGIIGRAAKIRAASFNVRTAAKNILKEYERIFKAGGAQLHE, via the coding sequence ATGAAAGTGCTGCATTACGTAAATGAAAACAACCTCACCTGGGCCCGCAGCTGGCTTGACCTGCTTCTTGAACTTGGCGGGCTTGGGGTAGAGAACCACGTCGTCTGCAAGCCGGGCGCAACGCTTGGCACAATGCTTGACGAGGCCGGACTGCCCCACACTGAGGTGGAGGTGAGGTTTGCCGCTCTTCCGGCGCTTGCCTTCTCCTTCGCAAAAACGCTGGATAAAATACAGCCGGACATCATCCACACGCGTCTTTCATCAGCAGCCGCGATTGGCGGCTGGCATGGTAAAAAACGCGGGATTCCCGTAATTTCGACGCTGGATAAATTTGCGAAGCTAAAGTATTACACAAACGCAGATCTTCTGGTCGCCTGCTCAGCCGCGGTACAAAATGATATTATTGAGAAGGGTTTGCCAGCAGAAAAAACCACGGTCGTCCATAACGCCGTCAACTGCGGCTTTTACGAACCCAACGCGTCAGTGCGCGCGGCAAAAAGAGCTGAACTTGGCATAGACTCAAAAACTCTTGTTTTTATAGCCGCAGGACGATTTGACGACGGCAAGGGCTTTCCTCTGTTGGTAGAGGCCCATAAGAAAATAATGGAAAAGTGCGGGGCGAAGACACGGCTCATACTGGCCGGAGACGGCCCTATGAAAGCGGCCCTCATGCAAAGGATACAAGAACTGGGCATCGAAGATTCGGTGACGCTGCCTGGATTCGTTCCCGACATAAGGCCCTGGCTGTGGGCCTCTGACATATTTGTCTTCCCCTCCGACAAACCTGACGCCTTCGGCCTTTCGCTGCTTGAGGCGATGGCCGCTGGACTTGCGCCGATCGCCTCCGACTGCGGCGGCCCACGCGAAATAATAGAGAACGGAAAAAGCGGCGTGCTCATACCATGTGGAGACAGAAACGCCGCCTGCGAGGCCGTCTCCGATTTTTTACTGCACACTGAAAAGATCGGCATTATTGGACGGGCGGCAAAAATAAGAGCCGCCTCCTTTAACGTACGGACGGCCGCGAAAAACATACTCAAAGAATATGAGAGAATTTTTAAAGCAGGAGGCGCGCAGCTTCATGAATAA